In a single window of the Falco rusticolus isolate bFalRus1 chromosome 11, bFalRus1.pri, whole genome shotgun sequence genome:
- the NSUN4 gene encoding 5-methylcytosine rRNA methyltransferase NSUN4 isoform X1, which yields MAALSGRAAAALLRRGPPPGLAPGPRRHRYKKKWATTAPRIPATRLALHHFDTTYSLQLRDLWPSVRASLLCEQKYGALLNNFSSVDHVTQELELLNATDFISQAHKEAQQLQQGAATKEGGRGENRSQEGSARGRTVMQAEAMTEAETSPPLRASISSNIKCYTFPRGDITRFRPARPDVLGLLDYYLMDAASLLPVLALNVQPDDSVLDLCAAPGGKTLALLQTGVCGHLAANDISISRTKRLYQVLQSYVPKEIREAVSVTSCDGRDWEQLKGSTFHKVLVDVPCTTDRHSVMEEENNIFHKKRTKERQMLPMLQLQLLMAGILATKPGGEVVYSTCSLSPLQNEHVIERAVEIAEAQFNVSVRVEDLSHFRILFQDTFCFFSDCQLGELVLPNLTANFGPMYFCKLCRM from the exons ATGGCGGCGCtgagcgggcgggcggcggcagcgctgCTGaggcgggggccgccgccggggctggCACCGGGGCCGCGCCGGCACCGCTACAAGAAGAAGTGG GCTACCACGGCCCCCCGCATCCCGGCCACACGCCTGGCCCTGCACCACTTCGACACCACCTACAGCCTGCAGCTGAGGGACCTGTGGCCCTCCGTCCGAGCCAGCCTGCTCTGCGAGCAGAAGTACGGCGCCCTGCTCAACAACTTCTCTTCTGTCGACCACGTCACCcaagagctggagctgctgaatGCCACCGATTTTATTTCCCAAGCCCACAAAGAGGCGCAGCAGTTGCAGCAGGGTGCAGCCACAAAGgaaggggggagaggggaaaacagATCCCAGGAGGGCTCTGCCCGGGGCAGGACAGTGATGCAGGCAGAGGCGATGACAGAGGCAGAGACGTCACCACCACTTCGTGCTTCCATCAGCTCCAACATCAAATGTTACACCTTCCCCAGGGGTGACATCACACGTTTTCGCCCTGCACG GCCGGATGTTCTGGGGCTCCTGGACTATTATCTCATGGATGCAGCATCTCTCCTGCCCGTCCTGGCGCTCAACGTGCAGCCGGATGACTCTGTCCTGGACCTCTGTGCGGCTCCGGGTGGCAAGactctggctctgctgcagactgGGGTTTGTG GGCATCTGGCGGCCAATGACATCTCCATTTCCCGGACAAAGAGGCTGTACCAGGTTCTCCAGAGCTACGTTCCCAAAGAAATCAGGGAAGCTGTGAGCGTCACATCCTGCGACGGAAGGGACTGGGAGCAGTTGAAAGGTAGCACCTTCCATAAG gtcctgGTGGATGTGCCCTGCACGACGGACAGGCACTCTGTAATGGAGGAGGAGAACAACATCTTCCACAAGAAACGAACCAAGGAGCGTCAGATGTTGCCCAtgctacagctgcagctgctgat ggctgggattCTTGCTACCAAGCCAGGAGGAGAGGTGGTGTATTCTACGTGCTCCCTCTCCCCGCTGCAGAATGAGCATGTGATTGAGAGAGCAGTAGAAATCGCAGAAGCCCAGTTTAACGTCAGTGTCCGCGTTGAGGACTTGAGCCACTTTCGGATACTCTTCCAGGACACATTTTGCTTCTTCTCAGACTGCCAGCTGGGGGAGCTTGTTCTGCCTAACCTCACAGCCAACTTCGGACCTATGTATTTCTGCAAATTATGTCGGATGTAG
- the NSUN4 gene encoding 5-methylcytosine rRNA methyltransferase NSUN4 isoform X2, whose product MAALSGRAAAALLRRGPPPGLAPGPRRHRYKKKWATTAPRIPATRLALHHFDTTYSLQLRDLWPSVRASLLCEQKYGALLNNFSSVDHVTQELELLNATDFISQAHKEAQQLQQGAATKEGGRGENRSQEGSARGRTVMQAEAMTEAETSPPLRASISSNIKCYTFPRGDITRFRPARPDVLGLLDYYLMDAASLLPVLALNVQPDDSVLDLCAAPGGKTLALLQTGVCGHLAANDISISRTKRLYQVLQSYVPKEIREAVSVTSCDGRDWEQLKGPGGCALHDGQALCNGGGEQHLPQETNQGASDVAHATAAAADGWDSCYQARRRGGVFYVLPLPAAE is encoded by the exons ATGGCGGCGCtgagcgggcgggcggcggcagcgctgCTGaggcgggggccgccgccggggctggCACCGGGGCCGCGCCGGCACCGCTACAAGAAGAAGTGG GCTACCACGGCCCCCCGCATCCCGGCCACACGCCTGGCCCTGCACCACTTCGACACCACCTACAGCCTGCAGCTGAGGGACCTGTGGCCCTCCGTCCGAGCCAGCCTGCTCTGCGAGCAGAAGTACGGCGCCCTGCTCAACAACTTCTCTTCTGTCGACCACGTCACCcaagagctggagctgctgaatGCCACCGATTTTATTTCCCAAGCCCACAAAGAGGCGCAGCAGTTGCAGCAGGGTGCAGCCACAAAGgaaggggggagaggggaaaacagATCCCAGGAGGGCTCTGCCCGGGGCAGGACAGTGATGCAGGCAGAGGCGATGACAGAGGCAGAGACGTCACCACCACTTCGTGCTTCCATCAGCTCCAACATCAAATGTTACACCTTCCCCAGGGGTGACATCACACGTTTTCGCCCTGCACG GCCGGATGTTCTGGGGCTCCTGGACTATTATCTCATGGATGCAGCATCTCTCCTGCCCGTCCTGGCGCTCAACGTGCAGCCGGATGACTCTGTCCTGGACCTCTGTGCGGCTCCGGGTGGCAAGactctggctctgctgcagactgGGGTTTGTG GGCATCTGGCGGCCAATGACATCTCCATTTCCCGGACAAAGAGGCTGTACCAGGTTCTCCAGAGCTACGTTCCCAAAGAAATCAGGGAAGCTGTGAGCGTCACATCCTGCGACGGAAGGGACTGGGAGCAGTTGAAAG gtcctgGTGGATGTGCCCTGCACGACGGACAGGCACTCTGTAATGGAGGAGGAGAACAACATCTTCCACAAGAAACGAACCAAGGAGCGTCAGATGTTGCCCAtgctacagctgcagctgctgat ggctgggattCTTGCTACCAAGCCAGGAGGAGAGGTGGTGTATTCTACGTGCTCCCTCTCCCCGCTGCAGAATGA
- the LOC119155313 gene encoding cytochrome b-c1 complex subunit 6, mitochondrial — protein MGLRDTVVHAGEPEEEEEEELVDPLTTVREHCEQTEKCVKARERLEQCDARVSSRSHTEEQCTEELFDFLHARDHCVAHKLFKNLK, from the exons ATGGGGCTGCGCGACACCGTCGTTCACGCCGGGGAGCCTGAG gaggaggaagaggaagagctgGTG GATCCTTTAACCACGGTCCGGGAGCACTGCGAGCAGACAGAGAAATGCGTGAAGGCGCGGGAGCGGCTGGAGCAGTGTGATGCACGGGTGTCCTCCAGGTCCCACACAGAAGAGCAGTGCACAGAGGAGCTTTTTGACTTCCTGCACGCTAGGGACCACTGC GTTGCTCACAAACTCTTTAAGAACTTGAAGTGA
- the LRRC41 gene encoding leucine-rich repeat-containing protein 41 isoform X1 — translation MAAAAARGRGAGVPPQDGGGGGGSGAAALSGAMAAEGPGSLFALSAAAVSRSMGALERDVWALPGHLLRGLLPLLSVFRLERAEGAARRAGLSTQPIWRKLWDDVMKTRPPNSENITCWRKKFLETFFSNVLHGVLDISSDWRLNDHHFSPLLHSSPHVSQLTLCNMLQGAVELTAEHNQKVLENLAGSLRILKFQRLLSSDQSIRRSLVLLLHRLIHHGSVSQVSMYSWPVPDTVLLVLILSMSAGFWRSGNALAYHSSPCGLCREDDKAQSRESAQERAERGHCGEREWSDGEKQRSPRAPEEAAAKVDGCEADAYLNSVLSRPRSPPLQNQLCEEASSKVPCDHTSVQGGSAPLCISEQLSCHPVLRKTRRRLKSAVGKKRRCLRRSRGPHTDPEDLYDFVFTVAREDNSERLYKNSATEGENAENWTSSSSGSPCTGHAGCKKRGASTGIFPLKAARRFRSVSTLELFSIPLTGETCRTLSNLLSSWVSLENLVLSYNGLGANIFCILSGLRALSRHSDCHLRVVRVSDIFSHMPCMELVCCILNAFPQLHTLSVSFDLKNQLEGNGPEGNPSCGEVEIPESCLEQLEIRFPREPLHTAFLLPVLKASRSLQQLSLDSATLPCSQELGLLLEALKECNPNLNKLSFHDVNLAEHQKEVLLLLRDPGLQEITFSFCRLFESSTTEFLSEIIDTVKRNSSLKSLKLPGNRLGNHRLVALADIFSEDSSSSLCQLDVSSNCIKPDGLLEFTKKLEGHIQQRGGQIQFTHLRLFQNWLDQDAETAQEALRRLKAVCSVVSDSWDSSQAFADYISVM, via the exons atggcggcggcggcggcgcgcgggcggggggcgggtgTCCCGccccaagatggcggcggcggcggcggcagcggcgcggcggcgCTGAGCGGGGCGATGGCGGCGGAGGGGCCGGGCAGCCTGTTCGCGCTGAGCGCGGCGGCGGTGAGCCGCAGCATGGGAGCCCTGGAGCGGGACGTCTGGG CGCTGCCCGGGCACCTCCTGCGGGGGCTCCTGCCGCTTCTCAGCGTCTTCCGCCTCGAGCGGGCCGAGGGCGCCGCGCGGAGAGCAG gccTCTCGACACAGCCCATCTGGCGCAAGCTGTGGGACGATGTGATGAAAACCAGACCGCCCAACTCGGAG AATATAACCTGTTGGAGGAAGAAATTCCTTGAAACGTTCTTTTCAAATGTTCTTCATGGTGTCTTGGATATTTCCTCTGACTGGCGTCTCAACGACCATCACTTTTCCCCGCTGCTCCACAGCTCCCCGCACGTTTCCCAGCTTACCCTCTGCAACATGCTGCAGGGCGCAGTGGAGCTCACTGCTGAGCACAACCAGAAAGTGCTTGAAAACCTGGCTGGCTCCCTGCGGATCCTGAAGTTCCAGCGCCTCCTCTCCTCTGACCAGTCCATTAGGCGTTCGCTAGTTTTACTTCTTCACCGGCTGATTCACCATGGCTCTGTCAGTCAGGTGTCCATGTATTCCTGGCCTGTTCCCGACACGGTTCTTCTTGTTCTCATTTTGAGCATGAGTGCTGGGTTTTGGCGCTCGGGAAATGCCCTTGCGTATCACAGCAGCCCGTGTGGCCTTTGCAGAGAGGATGACAAAGCCCAAAGCCGGGAGTCAGCACAGGAGCGAGCAGAGAGGGGCCACTGTGGTGAAAGGGAGTGGAGCGATGGTGAGAAACAGAGATCCCCCAGGGCCCCGGAGGAGGCTGCTGCAAAGGTGGATGGATGTGAGGCTGACGCTTACCTGAACTCTGTCCTCTCCAGACCAAGAAGTCCTCCTCTGCAAAACCAGCTGTGTGAGGAGGCAAGCAGCAAGGTGCCCTGTGACCACACCAGCGTTCAGGGAGGATCTGCTCCTCTCTGCATCTCAGAGCAGCTGTCCTGTCACCCAGTTCTTCGAAAGACACGTAGACGGCTGAAATCTGCAGTGGGAAAGAAACGTCGCTGCCTCAGACGAAGCAGGGGACCACACACTGACCCAGAAGACCtgtatgattttgtttttactgttgctAGAGAGGATAACTCGGAGCGACTGTACAAAAACAGTGCCACAGAAGGAGAAAACGCAGAGAACTGGACCAGTTCCTCCTCAGGATCCCCATGCACTGGCCATGCTGGCTGTAAGAAAAGAGGAGCATCTACTGGGatctttcctctgaaagctgCTCGCCGCTTCCGAAGTGTGTCCACACTGGAATTGTTTTCCATTCCTTTGACTGGGGAAACATGTCGTACTCTGAGTAACCTGCTGAGCTCCTGGGTGTCTTTAGAAAACTTGGTTCTGTCTTACAATG GCCTGGGTGCAAACATCTTCTGCATCCTCTCTGGGCTCCGGGCCCTCTCCCGCCACTCGGACTGCCACCTCCGTGTGGTGCGCGTGAGCGACATCTTCTCCCACATGCCTTGCATGGAGCTCGTTTGCTGCATCCTGAACGCCTTTCCTCAGCTCCACACGCTCTCAGTCAGCTTCGACCTCAAAAACCAGCTGGAGGGGAACGGGCCAGAGGGGAATCCAAGCTGCGGTGAGGTAGAAATCCCAG agagctgcctggagcagctggagatcCGATTCCCCAGGGAACCTCTGCACACTGCCTTCCTGCTGCCAGTGCTCAAGGCATCAAGATCCCTCCAGCAGTTGTCCCTTGACAGCGCCACGCTGCCCTGTTCTCAGGAGCTTGGGCTCCTTTTGGAGGCACTCAAAG agTGTAATCCGAATTTGAACAAACTGAGCTTTCATGATGTGAACCTGGCTGAGCACCAGAAAgaagttctgcttttgcttcGGGATCCTGGCCTGCAAG aaatcacattttccttttgccGGCTGTTTGAAAGCTCTACTACTGAGTTTTTGTCAGAAATAATCGACACTGTGAAAAGAAACTCATCTTTGAAGAGCCTCAAACTGCCTGGGAATCGCCTTG GGAATCACAGGCTGGTTGCCCTTGCAGACATTTTTTCCGAAGattcctcctcttctctttgCCAGCTGGATGTCAG CTCAAATTGCATCAAACCTGATGGGCTCCTGGAGTTCACAAAGAAGCTGGAAGGTCACATCCAGCAGAGAGGGGGGCAGATTCAATTCACACACCTCCGCCTCTTCCAGAATTGGCTGGACCAGGATGCTGAAACAGCTCAAGAAGCTCTTCGGCGTCTCAAAGCTGTGTGTAGTGTGGTCAGTGATTCGTGGGACTCCTCCCAGGCCTTTGCTGACTACATCAGCGTCATGTGA
- the LRRC41 gene encoding leucine-rich repeat-containing protein 41 isoform X2, which yields MAAAAARGRGAGVPPQDGGGGGGSGAAALSGAMAAEGPGSLFALSAAAVSRSMGALERDVWALPGHLLRGLLPLLSVFRLERAEGAARRAGLSTQPIWRKLWDDVMKTRPPNSENITCWRKKFLETFFSNVLHGVLDISSDWRLNDHHFSPLLHSSPHVSQLTLCNMLQGAVELTAEHNQKVLENLAGSLRILKFQRLLSSDQSIRRSLVLLLHRLIHHGSVSQVSMYSWPVPDTVLLVLILSMSAGFWRSGNALAYHSSPCGLCREDDKAQSRESAQERAERGHCGEREWSDGEKQRSPRAPEEAAAKVDGCEADAYLNSVLSRPRSPPLQNQLCEEASSKVPCDHTSVQGGSAPLCISEQLSCHPVLRKTRRRLKSAVGKKRRCLRRSRGPHTDPEDLYDFVFTVAREDNSERLYKNSATEGENAENWTSSSSGSPCTGHAGCKKRGASTGIFPLKAARRFRSVSTLELFSIPLTGETCRTLSNLLSSWVSLENLVLSYNGLGANIFCILSGLRALSRHSDCHLRVVRVSDIFSHMPCMELVCCILNAFPQLHTLSVSFDLKNQLEGNGPEGNPSCGEVEIPECNPNLNKLSFHDVNLAEHQKEVLLLLRDPGLQEITFSFCRLFESSTTEFLSEIIDTVKRNSSLKSLKLPGNRLGNHRLVALADIFSEDSSSSLCQLDVSSNCIKPDGLLEFTKKLEGHIQQRGGQIQFTHLRLFQNWLDQDAETAQEALRRLKAVCSVVSDSWDSSQAFADYISVM from the exons atggcggcggcggcggcgcgcgggcggggggcgggtgTCCCGccccaagatggcggcggcggcggcggcagcggcgcggcggcgCTGAGCGGGGCGATGGCGGCGGAGGGGCCGGGCAGCCTGTTCGCGCTGAGCGCGGCGGCGGTGAGCCGCAGCATGGGAGCCCTGGAGCGGGACGTCTGGG CGCTGCCCGGGCACCTCCTGCGGGGGCTCCTGCCGCTTCTCAGCGTCTTCCGCCTCGAGCGGGCCGAGGGCGCCGCGCGGAGAGCAG gccTCTCGACACAGCCCATCTGGCGCAAGCTGTGGGACGATGTGATGAAAACCAGACCGCCCAACTCGGAG AATATAACCTGTTGGAGGAAGAAATTCCTTGAAACGTTCTTTTCAAATGTTCTTCATGGTGTCTTGGATATTTCCTCTGACTGGCGTCTCAACGACCATCACTTTTCCCCGCTGCTCCACAGCTCCCCGCACGTTTCCCAGCTTACCCTCTGCAACATGCTGCAGGGCGCAGTGGAGCTCACTGCTGAGCACAACCAGAAAGTGCTTGAAAACCTGGCTGGCTCCCTGCGGATCCTGAAGTTCCAGCGCCTCCTCTCCTCTGACCAGTCCATTAGGCGTTCGCTAGTTTTACTTCTTCACCGGCTGATTCACCATGGCTCTGTCAGTCAGGTGTCCATGTATTCCTGGCCTGTTCCCGACACGGTTCTTCTTGTTCTCATTTTGAGCATGAGTGCTGGGTTTTGGCGCTCGGGAAATGCCCTTGCGTATCACAGCAGCCCGTGTGGCCTTTGCAGAGAGGATGACAAAGCCCAAAGCCGGGAGTCAGCACAGGAGCGAGCAGAGAGGGGCCACTGTGGTGAAAGGGAGTGGAGCGATGGTGAGAAACAGAGATCCCCCAGGGCCCCGGAGGAGGCTGCTGCAAAGGTGGATGGATGTGAGGCTGACGCTTACCTGAACTCTGTCCTCTCCAGACCAAGAAGTCCTCCTCTGCAAAACCAGCTGTGTGAGGAGGCAAGCAGCAAGGTGCCCTGTGACCACACCAGCGTTCAGGGAGGATCTGCTCCTCTCTGCATCTCAGAGCAGCTGTCCTGTCACCCAGTTCTTCGAAAGACACGTAGACGGCTGAAATCTGCAGTGGGAAAGAAACGTCGCTGCCTCAGACGAAGCAGGGGACCACACACTGACCCAGAAGACCtgtatgattttgtttttactgttgctAGAGAGGATAACTCGGAGCGACTGTACAAAAACAGTGCCACAGAAGGAGAAAACGCAGAGAACTGGACCAGTTCCTCCTCAGGATCCCCATGCACTGGCCATGCTGGCTGTAAGAAAAGAGGAGCATCTACTGGGatctttcctctgaaagctgCTCGCCGCTTCCGAAGTGTGTCCACACTGGAATTGTTTTCCATTCCTTTGACTGGGGAAACATGTCGTACTCTGAGTAACCTGCTGAGCTCCTGGGTGTCTTTAGAAAACTTGGTTCTGTCTTACAATG GCCTGGGTGCAAACATCTTCTGCATCCTCTCTGGGCTCCGGGCCCTCTCCCGCCACTCGGACTGCCACCTCCGTGTGGTGCGCGTGAGCGACATCTTCTCCCACATGCCTTGCATGGAGCTCGTTTGCTGCATCCTGAACGCCTTTCCTCAGCTCCACACGCTCTCAGTCAGCTTCGACCTCAAAAACCAGCTGGAGGGGAACGGGCCAGAGGGGAATCCAAGCTGCGGTGAGGTAGAAATCCCAG agTGTAATCCGAATTTGAACAAACTGAGCTTTCATGATGTGAACCTGGCTGAGCACCAGAAAgaagttctgcttttgcttcGGGATCCTGGCCTGCAAG aaatcacattttccttttgccGGCTGTTTGAAAGCTCTACTACTGAGTTTTTGTCAGAAATAATCGACACTGTGAAAAGAAACTCATCTTTGAAGAGCCTCAAACTGCCTGGGAATCGCCTTG GGAATCACAGGCTGGTTGCCCTTGCAGACATTTTTTCCGAAGattcctcctcttctctttgCCAGCTGGATGTCAG CTCAAATTGCATCAAACCTGATGGGCTCCTGGAGTTCACAAAGAAGCTGGAAGGTCACATCCAGCAGAGAGGGGGGCAGATTCAATTCACACACCTCCGCCTCTTCCAGAATTGGCTGGACCAGGATGCTGAAACAGCTCAAGAAGCTCTTCGGCGTCTCAAAGCTGTGTGTAGTGTGGTCAGTGATTCGTGGGACTCCTCCCAGGCCTTTGCTGACTACATCAGCGTCATGTGA